Proteins encoded within one genomic window of Mycolicibacterium aubagnense:
- the fadD32 gene encoding long-chain-fatty-acid--AMP ligase FadD32 gives MAFHNPFVKNGKITFPDGAGIVKHVERWAKVRGDRLAFRFLDYSTERDGEAKDLSWAQFSARNRALGARLQQVTQPGDRVAILCPQNLDYLVAMYGAMYAGRIAVPLFDPSEPGHVGRLHAVLDDCKPSAILTTTAAAEGVRKFFRSRPANERPRVIAVDAVPEEVGVTWVPFDDVDDNTVAYLQYTSGSTRIPTGVQITHLNLATNVVQVVEALEGEEGDRGLSWLPFFHDMGLITALLAPMIGHSFTFMTPAAFVRRPERWIREMARKEGDTGGVISVAPNFAFDHAAARGVPKGEDAATLDLSNVKAVLNGSEPISAATVRRFNEAFGPFGFPSKAIKPSYGLAEATLFVSTTPSSEEPTIVSVDRDALNTGTFVVVPDDSPKAVAQAGAGKIGVDEWAVIVDAETATELPDGQIGEIWISGANMGTGYWGKPEETIETFQNTLKSRTSPSHAEGAADDATWVRTGDFGAYHDGELYITGRVKDLVIVDGRNHYPQDLEYSAQEASKALRVGYVAAFSVPANQLPDEVFADAHVGLKRDPDDSSEQLVIVAERAPGAHKLETQPIIDDIRAAIAVRHGVTVRDVVLTAAGAIPRTSSGKIGRRATRQAYLDGSLRSGKVANAFPDDLN, from the coding sequence ATGGCGTTCCACAACCCGTTCGTCAAGAACGGGAAGATCACCTTCCCGGACGGTGCCGGCATCGTGAAGCACGTCGAACGCTGGGCGAAGGTCCGCGGCGACCGGCTGGCCTTCCGGTTCCTGGATTACTCCACCGAGCGTGACGGCGAAGCCAAAGATCTGTCGTGGGCCCAGTTCAGTGCCCGCAACCGCGCCCTCGGCGCCCGCCTGCAGCAGGTGACGCAGCCCGGTGACCGGGTGGCCATCCTGTGCCCGCAGAACCTCGACTACCTGGTGGCGATGTATGGCGCCATGTACGCCGGCCGCATCGCCGTGCCGCTGTTCGACCCGTCTGAGCCGGGCCACGTCGGCCGCCTGCACGCCGTGCTCGACGACTGCAAGCCGTCGGCCATCCTCACCACCACCGCCGCCGCCGAAGGCGTGCGCAAGTTCTTCCGCAGCCGCCCGGCCAACGAGCGGCCGCGCGTCATCGCGGTCGACGCCGTGCCGGAGGAGGTCGGCGTCACCTGGGTGCCGTTCGACGACGTCGACGACAACACCGTGGCCTACCTGCAGTACACCTCGGGCTCCACCCGCATCCCGACCGGTGTGCAGATCACGCACCTCAACCTGGCCACCAACGTGGTGCAGGTCGTTGAGGCCCTCGAAGGCGAAGAGGGCGACCGCGGTCTGTCCTGGCTGCCGTTCTTCCATGACATGGGCCTGATCACCGCGCTGCTGGCGCCGATGATCGGCCACAGTTTCACCTTCATGACCCCCGCCGCCTTCGTGCGTCGCCCGGAACGCTGGATCCGCGAGATGGCCCGCAAGGAAGGCGACACCGGCGGCGTCATCTCGGTGGCCCCGAACTTCGCCTTCGACCATGCCGCTGCGCGCGGCGTGCCCAAGGGGGAGGACGCGGCAACGCTGGATCTATCCAACGTCAAGGCCGTGCTGAACGGCAGCGAGCCGATCTCGGCCGCGACCGTGCGCCGGTTCAACGAGGCGTTCGGCCCCTTCGGCTTCCCGTCCAAGGCCATCAAGCCGTCGTACGGTCTGGCCGAGGCCACGCTGTTCGTGTCCACCACGCCGTCGTCCGAAGAGCCGACCATCGTGTCGGTGGATCGCGACGCGCTCAACACCGGCACCTTCGTGGTGGTCCCGGACGACTCGCCGAAAGCGGTGGCACAGGCCGGCGCCGGCAAGATCGGCGTCGATGAGTGGGCCGTGATCGTGGACGCCGAGACCGCCACCGAGCTGCCGGACGGCCAGATCGGTGAGATCTGGATCAGCGGCGCCAACATGGGCACCGGCTACTGGGGCAAGCCCGAAGAGACCATCGAGACGTTCCAGAACACCCTCAAGTCGCGCACCAGCCCGTCGCACGCCGAAGGCGCTGCGGACGACGCCACCTGGGTGCGCACCGGTGACTTCGGGGCCTACCACGACGGTGAGCTGTACATCACCGGCCGGGTCAAGGACCTGGTGATCGTCGACGGCCGCAACCATTACCCGCAGGACCTCGAGTACTCCGCGCAGGAGGCCAGCAAGGCACTGCGCGTCGGCTACGTGGCGGCGTTCTCGGTGCCGGCCAACCAGCTGCCCGACGAGGTCTTCGCCGACGCCCACGTCGGCCTCAAGCGCGATCCCGACGACAGCTCCGAGCAGCTGGTCATCGTCGCCGAGCGGGCCCCGGGTGCGCACAAGCTGGAGACCCAGCCGATCATCGACGACATCCGGGCGGCCATCGCCGTGCGGCACGGCGTCACCGTGCGCGACGTGGTGTTGA
- the culp6 gene encoding carboxylesterase Culp6, translating to MATNNRRRRHRILAIAAAGAVALLVIVVAFAIVVWLRQPGEIPGPTPPSAQPPTASPSGPTTKPSKPRPAYQSADCPDVQLISIPGTWESSRALDPLNPTPSFPIALLLNVSNPLGQDFGADRLAQYTVPYTAQFHNPLAADNQMSYNDSREEGKKKAVEEIAAINEKCPLTSFVIVGFSQGAVIAGDIASDIGNGRGPIDQDLVLGVTLIADGRRQPDVGKDIGPNPPGQGAEITLHELPLGMLGLNMTGPRVGGFGALNDRVNEICGKGDLICAAPTEAFNVVNLPSTLATLSGSAAGPVHALYNTPQFWSLDGQTSTQWTLDWAKQLVDNAPHPKHG from the coding sequence ATGGCCACCAACAATCGGCGTCGCCGCCACCGCATCCTTGCCATCGCCGCGGCGGGCGCGGTAGCTCTGCTGGTCATCGTGGTCGCGTTCGCGATCGTGGTGTGGCTGCGTCAGCCCGGCGAGATTCCCGGGCCGACACCGCCCTCGGCGCAGCCGCCGACTGCCTCCCCCTCGGGACCCACGACAAAGCCGTCCAAGCCGCGGCCTGCCTACCAGTCGGCCGACTGCCCCGACGTGCAGTTGATCTCGATCCCGGGCACCTGGGAATCGTCACGGGCCCTCGACCCGCTGAACCCGACGCCGTCGTTCCCGATCGCGCTGCTGCTGAACGTCAGCAACCCGCTGGGCCAGGATTTCGGTGCCGACCGGTTGGCGCAGTACACGGTGCCGTACACCGCGCAGTTCCATAACCCGCTGGCCGCGGACAACCAGATGTCGTACAACGACAGCCGCGAAGAGGGCAAGAAGAAGGCTGTAGAAGAAATCGCGGCGATCAACGAAAAATGCCCGCTGACCAGCTTCGTGATCGTCGGCTTCTCGCAGGGCGCGGTCATCGCCGGCGATATCGCCAGTGACATCGGCAACGGCCGCGGACCCATCGATCAGGACCTGGTGCTCGGGGTGACGCTGATCGCCGACGGCCGGCGTCAGCCCGACGTGGGCAAGGACATCGGCCCGAACCCGCCGGGACAGGGCGCCGAGATCACGCTGCACGAACTGCCGCTCGGGATGCTGGGGCTCAACATGACCGGACCGCGCGTCGGTGGCTTCGGTGCGCTCAACGACCGCGTCAACGAGATCTGCGGAAAGGGCGACCTGATCTGCGCGGCGCCGACCGAGGCGTTCAACGTCGTCAACCTCCCCAGCACCCTCGCCACGCTGTCCGGCAGCGCCGCGGGACCGGTGCACGCGCTGTACAACACCCCGCAGTTCTGGAGCCTTGACGGCCAGACCTCGACGCAGTGGACACTGGACTGGGCCAAGCAGCTCGTCGACAACGCGCCGCACCCCAAACACGGCTGA
- a CDS encoding alpha/beta hydrolase-fold protein produces MRGMFRTMAASAAAVALTAGLLTSTGTARAAGVETLMVPSASMGRDIPVTFSGGGPHAVYLLDAFNAGPDVSNWVTAGNAMGTLAGKGISVVAPAGGAFSFYTNWEQDGSKQWETFLSQELPDWLAANKGLAPNGHGVVGAAQGGTAALALAEFHPDRFRFAGSLSGFLTPSSTTFNGAITAGMREFGGVDTYGMWGAPQLGRWKWHDPDVHVSLLNQNNTRIWVFSPSTVTCSDPAAMIGYCDQAQGSNRAFYAHYRSVGGHNGHFDFPDGPQHDWGSWSGQLGAMSGELVSVIR; encoded by the coding sequence ATGCGGGGGATGTTCCGGACGATGGCTGCGAGCGCAGCCGCGGTGGCACTTACCGCGGGCCTGCTGACGAGTACCGGAACCGCCCGGGCTGCTGGTGTGGAGACGCTGATGGTGCCCTCGGCCTCGATGGGCCGGGATATCCCCGTGACGTTCTCCGGCGGCGGTCCGCACGCGGTCTACCTTCTCGACGCCTTCAACGCGGGCCCCGATGTGAGCAACTGGGTGACCGCCGGCAACGCCATGGGCACGCTGGCCGGTAAGGGCATCTCCGTGGTGGCCCCGGCCGGTGGCGCGTTCAGCTTCTACACCAACTGGGAGCAGGACGGCAGCAAGCAGTGGGAGACGTTCCTGAGCCAGGAGCTCCCGGACTGGCTGGCGGCCAACAAGGGTCTGGCCCCGAACGGTCACGGTGTGGTCGGTGCGGCCCAAGGTGGCACCGCCGCGCTGGCGCTGGCCGAGTTCCACCCGGACCGCTTCCGCTTCGCGGGCTCGCTGTCGGGTTTCCTGACCCCGTCGTCGACGACGTTCAACGGCGCCATCACCGCCGGTATGCGCGAGTTCGGTGGTGTGGACACCTACGGCATGTGGGGCGCCCCGCAGCTGGGCCGCTGGAAGTGGCACGACCCGGACGTCCACGTGAGCCTGCTGAACCAGAACAACACCCGGATCTGGGTGTTCAGCCCGTCGACGGTCACCTGCAGTGACCCGGCGGCCATGATCGGCTACTGCGACCAGGCCCAGGGCAGCAACCGTGCGTTCTACGCGCACTACCGCAGCGTCGGCGGCCACAACGGGCACTTCGACTTCCCGGATGGCCCGCAGCACGACTGGGGCAGCTGGAGCGGCCAGCTCGGCGCCATGTCAGGTGAATTGGTGAGCGTCATCCGCTAG
- a CDS encoding esterase family protein yields MSFVGKMRSMAKAMPRRMAVAAVAAAALPGLVGVVGETATAGAFSRPGLPVEYLQVPSAAMGRDIKIQFQSGGAGSPAVYMLDGLRAQDDYNGWDINTAAFEWYNGSGISMVMPVGGQSSFYSDWYKPACGKSGCQTYKWETFLTQELPAYLQANKSVKPTGGAAVGLSMAGSAAMTLAIYHPQQFIYAGSMSGFLNLSEGWWPFLVNISMGDAGGYKADDMWGSTGDPNNAWKRNDPMVQMATLVANNTRLWVYCGDGNPSDLGGDNVPAKFLEGLTIRTNRTFQQNYLAAGGTNGVFNFPNSGTHDWGYWGQQLQAMKPDMQRVLGASGQA; encoded by the coding sequence ATGAGTTTCGTTGGGAAGATGCGGTCGATGGCCAAGGCCATGCCGCGCCGGATGGCCGTCGCGGCCGTTGCCGCGGCAGCGCTGCCCGGTCTTGTCGGGGTTGTCGGTGAAACGGCGACTGCAGGGGCTTTCTCGCGTCCCGGTCTGCCGGTTGAGTACCTGCAGGTTCCGTCTGCGGCCATGGGTCGCGACATCAAGATCCAGTTCCAGAGCGGTGGCGCGGGCTCGCCGGCCGTCTACATGCTGGACGGCCTGCGTGCGCAGGACGACTACAACGGCTGGGACATCAACACCGCCGCCTTCGAGTGGTACAACGGCTCGGGCATTTCGATGGTCATGCCGGTCGGCGGCCAGTCCAGCTTCTACAGCGACTGGTACAAGCCGGCTTGCGGCAAGTCCGGTTGCCAGACCTACAAGTGGGAGACGTTCCTGACCCAGGAGCTGCCCGCTTACCTGCAGGCCAACAAGTCGGTCAAGCCGACCGGTGGCGCTGCTGTCGGTCTGTCGATGGCCGGTTCGGCCGCGATGACCCTCGCCATCTACCACCCGCAGCAGTTCATCTACGCGGGCTCGATGTCGGGCTTCCTGAACCTGTCCGAGGGCTGGTGGCCGTTCCTGGTCAACATCTCGATGGGTGACGCCGGCGGTTACAAGGCCGACGACATGTGGGGCTCCACCGGTGACCCGAACAACGCCTGGAAGCGCAACGACCCGATGGTCCAGATGGCCACTCTGGTCGCCAACAACACCCGCCTGTGGGTCTACTGCGGCGACGGCAACCCGAGCGACCTGGGCGGCGACAACGTGCCGGCCAAGTTCCTCGAGGGCCTGACCATCCGCACCAACCGCACCTTCCAGCAGAACTACCTGGCTGCCGGTGGCACCAACGGTGTGTTCAACTTCCCCAACAGCGGTACCCACGACTGGGGCTACTGGGGCCAGCAGCTGCAGGCCATGAAGCCTGACATGCAGCGCGTGCTGGGTGCTTCGGGACAGGCGTAA
- the zomB gene encoding flagellar motor control protein ZomB: protein MSDSPAQQLLRGPVFPYGRAARISLWLSVVVCAALFGWGAWQRRWIADDGLIVLRTVRNLLAGNGPVFNVGERVESNTSTLWTYLVTLGAWIGGSVQLEYVALALALTLSVAGLVFAMLGTGRLYAPGLRGRRALLVPAGALVYMAVPPARDFATSGLENGLIMAYLGLLWWMMVCWSQGPIAPHVRSSLIAPHVRSGLIAPHVRSGPSEADANATSARFDGALACLAGLSVMVRPELALIGGVALVMLLIAARGRRRRVIIMVAGGLIPIAYEIFRMGYYGLLVPITALAKDATGSKWQQGFIYLSNFNRPYLLWIPAVLTAALAIVLFVTHSRPWWGQSASRGDSSLARRVQSPTAVVIFMAGSGLVQALYWLRQGGDFMHGRVLLVPLFCLVTPIALIPIVLPDGKNIAREVGYALAGTTAALWLAVVGWSLWAANSPGLGYDATRVTYSGIVDERRFYSQATGHAHPLTAADYLDYPRMRAVLTAIDNTPVGALLLPSGNYDQWDVVPAMPPPVPDPKSPPPPNWFEKGPHTVFFTNLGMMGMNLPLEVRVIDQIGLANPLAAHTARLDDARIGHDKDLFPDWAVAEGPFLRKPPWIPTYLDQDWVAQAAVALTCPETETMLSSVRAPMSFHRFTSNLVHAFTFTRYRIDRVPLYELYRCKLDVPPRLSTPYTGLPATGP, encoded by the coding sequence GTGAGTGACTCGCCCGCTCAGCAATTGCTGCGCGGGCCGGTCTTCCCGTATGGCCGGGCCGCGCGGATCAGCCTGTGGCTGAGCGTTGTGGTGTGTGCGGCACTGTTCGGCTGGGGCGCCTGGCAGCGCCGGTGGATCGCCGACGACGGCCTCATCGTGTTGCGTACCGTGCGAAACCTGTTGGCCGGCAACGGCCCCGTCTTCAACGTCGGTGAGCGGGTCGAATCCAACACCTCGACGCTGTGGACCTATCTGGTCACGCTCGGGGCCTGGATCGGTGGCTCGGTGCAGCTCGAGTACGTGGCCCTGGCCCTCGCTCTGACGCTGAGTGTGGCGGGCCTGGTCTTCGCGATGCTCGGCACCGGCCGGCTGTACGCCCCCGGCCTGCGGGGCCGCCGCGCGCTGCTGGTCCCGGCCGGCGCGCTGGTCTACATGGCCGTGCCGCCCGCCCGTGACTTCGCCACCTCGGGCCTGGAGAACGGCCTGATCATGGCCTACCTGGGACTGCTCTGGTGGATGATGGTGTGCTGGTCACAGGGGCCGATTGCTCCTCACGTCCGCAGCAGTCTCATTGCTCCTCACGTCCGCAGTGGCCTTATTGCTCCTCACGTCCGCAGCGGCCCGAGCGAAGCCGACGCCAATGCCACCAGTGCCCGTTTCGACGGCGCACTGGCCTGCCTGGCGGGCCTGTCGGTCATGGTGCGGCCGGAGTTGGCACTGATCGGTGGCGTGGCATTGGTGATGCTGCTGATCGCAGCCCGCGGCCGGCGTCGCCGCGTGATCATCATGGTGGCCGGCGGCCTGATCCCGATTGCATACGAGATCTTCCGGATGGGTTACTACGGCCTGTTGGTGCCGATCACCGCGCTGGCCAAGGACGCCACCGGCTCCAAATGGCAGCAGGGCTTCATCTATCTCAGCAACTTCAACCGCCCGTACCTGCTGTGGATTCCGGCGGTGCTGACGGCGGCCCTGGCAATTGTGTTGTTCGTCACTCACAGCCGGCCGTGGTGGGGCCAGTCGGCGTCGCGCGGTGACAGCTCGTTGGCTCGTCGGGTCCAAAGCCCCACTGCCGTCGTGATTTTCATGGCGGGCAGTGGTCTGGTGCAGGCGCTGTACTGGCTGCGCCAGGGTGGCGACTTCATGCATGGCCGGGTGCTCTTGGTCCCGCTGTTCTGCCTGGTCACGCCTATCGCGTTGATTCCGATCGTGCTCCCGGACGGCAAGAACATCGCCCGCGAGGTCGGCTACGCGCTGGCCGGTACGACGGCGGCCCTGTGGCTGGCGGTGGTCGGCTGGTCGCTGTGGGCGGCCAACTCGCCGGGGCTCGGATACGACGCCACGCGGGTCACCTACTCCGGCATCGTCGACGAACGGCGTTTCTACTCGCAGGCCACTGGGCACGCGCACCCGCTGACGGCCGCGGACTACCTGGACTACCCGCGCATGCGGGCGGTGCTGACGGCCATCGACAACACCCCGGTGGGTGCGTTGCTGCTGCCGTCGGGCAATTACGACCAGTGGGACGTGGTTCCGGCCATGCCGCCGCCCGTACCGGACCCGAAGTCGCCGCCGCCGCCCAACTGGTTCGAAAAGGGTCCGCACACAGTCTTTTTCACCAACCTCGGCATGATGGGCATGAACCTGCCGCTCGAGGTCCGGGTGATCGACCAGATCGGGCTGGCCAATCCGCTGGCCGCGCACACGGCGCGGCTGGACGACGCGCGCATCGGTCACGACAAGGACCTGTTCCCGGACTGGGCGGTGGCCGAGGGCCCGTTCCTGCGCAAGCCGCCGTGGATTCCGACGTATCTGGACCAGGACTGGGTGGCGCAGGCAGCGGTCGCGCTGACGTGTCCGGAGACCGAGACGATGCTGAGCTCGGTGCGCGCGCCGATGAGCTTCCACCGGTTCACGTCAAATCTGGTACACGCGTTCACATTTACGCGTTACCGGATCGATCGCGTGCCGTTATACGAGTTGTACAGGTGCAAACTCGATGTGCCTCCGAGGCTGTCGACCCCTTACACTGGTTTACCGGCTACCGGGCCGTAG
- a CDS encoding decaprenyl-phosphate phosphoribosyltransferase — protein sequence MTEQTQELGPPKNLATGIVKAMRPRQWVKNVLVLAAPLAALGVNAHQNYELVLKQVGIAFVVFSLAASCIYLVNDARDVEADRAHPTKQYRPIAAGVVSVPLAYGLAVVLGVVALVGAYLLTPNLAVVIAVYIVMQLAYCFGLKHQPVLDICIVSSAYLIRAIAGGAATGIPLSKWFLLVMAFGSLFMVGGKRYAELQLAERTGAKIRKSLESYTSSYLRFIWTLSATAVVLCYGLWAFEGNKGVWFAVSMVPFTIAILRYAVDVDGGQGGEPEEIVLNDRVLQLLGVALIASLGAAILPGLIR from the coding sequence ATGACCGAACAGACGCAAGAACTGGGGCCGCCGAAGAACCTGGCGACTGGGATCGTCAAGGCGATGCGGCCCCGGCAATGGGTGAAGAACGTGCTGGTGTTGGCCGCCCCTCTGGCCGCACTCGGGGTGAACGCCCACCAGAACTACGAACTGGTGCTCAAGCAGGTCGGTATTGCCTTTGTGGTGTTCAGTCTCGCCGCATCGTGCATCTATCTGGTCAACGACGCCCGCGACGTGGAAGCCGACCGGGCACACCCGACCAAGCAGTACCGACCGATCGCGGCCGGCGTGGTGTCGGTGCCCTTGGCCTACGGGTTGGCGGTTGTGCTGGGCGTGGTCGCGCTGGTCGGCGCGTATCTGCTCACCCCGAATCTGGCGGTGGTCATCGCGGTCTACATCGTTATGCAACTGGCCTACTGCTTCGGCCTGAAACATCAACCGGTGCTTGATATTTGCATCGTTTCATCGGCGTATTTGATCCGCGCCATCGCCGGTGGCGCGGCCACCGGCATCCCGCTGTCCAAATGGTTCCTGCTGGTGATGGCATTCGGCTCGCTGTTCATGGTGGGTGGCAAGCGGTACGCCGAACTGCAACTCGCCGAGCGCACCGGTGCCAAGATCCGCAAGTCGCTGGAGTCCTACACCAGTAGCTATCTGCGATTCATCTGGACGTTGTCGGCCACAGCGGTGGTGCTCTGCTACGGCCTGTGGGCCTTTGAAGGCAATAAGGGCGTGTGGTTCGCGGTGTCCATGGTGCCGTTCACCATCGCGATCCTGCGGTACGCCGTGGACGTCGACGGCGGCCAGGGCGGTGAGCCCGAGGAGATCGTGCTGAATGACCGGGTGCTGCAGCTGCTGGGCGTGGCGCTGATCGCAAGCCTCGGTGCGGCGATTCTGCCCGGACTGATCCGGTGA
- a CDS encoding phosphatase PAP2 family protein: protein MSLEGVEGEATAGTPRGEDAILVGVQSALTGRPGVLAGARVLSHFGEHSLGWFAVCGLGALLQPQRRRAWVTAGVGTFVAHASAVLIKRVVKRERPQHPAIAVNVGTPSRLSFPSAHATSTAAAAILIGRATGLPLPWFLVPPMALSRLVLGVHYPSDVLTGVVVGAVVAESVGAVSDRSAKARTAEVKA from the coding sequence ATGAGCCTCGAAGGCGTCGAAGGCGAAGCCACCGCTGGTACCCCCCGCGGTGAGGACGCCATCCTGGTCGGCGTTCAGTCTGCGCTGACCGGTCGTCCCGGCGTGCTCGCCGGCGCCCGCGTGCTGTCCCACTTCGGTGAACACAGCCTGGGCTGGTTCGCCGTCTGCGGCCTGGGTGCGCTGCTCCAGCCACAGCGCCGCCGGGCCTGGGTGACGGCCGGTGTCGGCACCTTCGTCGCCCATGCGTCCGCGGTGCTGATCAAGCGGGTGGTCAAGCGTGAGCGCCCGCAGCACCCAGCCATCGCCGTCAACGTCGGCACTCCGAGCCGGCTGAGCTTCCCGTCGGCGCATGCGACGTCGACCGCGGCGGCCGCGATCCTGATCGGCCGGGCCACGGGCCTGCCGCTGCCGTGGTTCCTGGTGCCGCCGATGGCGTTGTCGCGCTTGGTTCTCGGCGTGCACTATCCCAGTGATGTGCTGACCGGTGTCGTGGTGGGAGCCGTGGTCGCCGAATCAGTCGGGGCGGTTTCCGATCGATCGGCCAAAGCGCGAACTGCAGAGGTGAAGGCATGA
- a CDS encoding glycosyltransferase has translation MSDIPSGALASGQSRAVSLLSRVILPRPGEPLDVRKLYIEESATNARRAHAPTRTTLEIGAESEVSFATYFNAFPASYWRRWSILAAVVLRVELTGSARVDVYRSKSTGARITVGGTEIVSGEDGLPEVVEFEIGLEPFEDGGWIWFDITTDTAVTVHNAGWYAPVEAPGRANVTIGIPTFNRPADAVNALAALTSDPLVDSVIGAVIVSDQGTSKVKDHPDFAAAAAPLADRLAIHNQPNLGGSGGYSRVMYEALQHTDCEQILFMDDDIRVEPDSILRALALSRFAKVPTLVGGQMLNLQEPSHLHVMGEMVDAENFMWTGAINTEYDHNFAKYPLNDEEQYRSRILHRRIDVDYNGWWMCMIPRKVAEELGQPLPLFIKWDDADYGLRAGEHGYPTVTLPGAAIWHMAWSDKDDAIDWQAYFHLRNRLVVAALHWDGNIRGLLASHLKATFKHLLCLEYSTVAIQNRAMDDFLAGPDNLFSILESALPEVRAMRTAYPDAVVLESATALPAPSDKKWRRKVKIPTSLPSIAYRLGRGVVNQLKPHDPEHHVRPQINVATQDARWFSLCMVDGVTVTTADGRGVVYRQRDREKMFELLRESLKRQALLARKFNRLRKVYRNALPELTSKEKWESVLLATQTESAGAR, from the coding sequence ATGAGTGACATTCCATCCGGCGCGCTGGCGTCGGGGCAGTCCCGTGCCGTGAGTCTGCTGTCTCGCGTCATCCTGCCCCGGCCGGGTGAGCCCCTCGACGTCCGCAAGCTCTACATCGAGGAGTCGGCCACCAACGCCCGGCGCGCCCACGCCCCGACCCGCACCACACTGGAAATCGGTGCGGAGTCCGAGGTTTCGTTCGCGACCTACTTCAACGCCTTCCCGGCCAGTTACTGGCGGCGCTGGTCGATCCTGGCTGCCGTGGTGCTGCGCGTCGAGTTGACCGGTAGCGCCCGTGTCGACGTCTACCGGTCGAAGTCGACCGGCGCGCGAATCACCGTGGGCGGCACCGAAATTGTCAGCGGCGAGGACGGCCTCCCGGAGGTCGTCGAGTTCGAGATCGGTCTGGAGCCGTTCGAGGACGGCGGCTGGATCTGGTTCGACATCACCACCGACACCGCGGTAACCGTGCACAACGCTGGCTGGTACGCGCCGGTGGAAGCGCCCGGGCGGGCGAACGTCACGATCGGTATCCCGACCTTCAACCGGCCGGCCGACGCCGTCAACGCGCTCGCGGCCCTGACATCGGATCCGTTGGTGGACAGCGTGATCGGCGCGGTCATCGTGTCCGATCAGGGCACCAGCAAGGTGAAGGACCACCCAGACTTCGCCGCAGCGGCAGCCCCGCTGGCCGACCGGCTGGCCATCCACAACCAGCCGAACCTCGGCGGTTCCGGCGGCTACAGCCGCGTGATGTACGAAGCGCTGCAACACACCGACTGCGAACAGATTCTGTTCATGGACGACGACATCCGCGTCGAGCCGGACTCGATCCTGCGGGCGCTGGCGCTGAGCCGCTTCGCCAAGGTCCCCACCCTGGTCGGCGGTCAGATGCTCAACCTGCAGGAGCCCTCGCACCTGCACGTGATGGGCGAGATGGTCGACGCCGAGAACTTCATGTGGACCGGCGCGATCAACACCGAGTACGACCACAACTTCGCCAAATATCCGCTCAACGACGAAGAGCAGTACCGCAGCCGGATCCTGCACCGCCGCATCGACGTTGACTACAACGGCTGGTGGATGTGCATGATCCCGCGCAAGGTCGCCGAGGAGCTGGGCCAGCCGCTGCCGTTGTTCATCAAGTGGGATGACGCGGACTACGGACTGCGGGCCGGCGAGCACGGATACCCGACGGTCACCCTGCCCGGCGCGGCGATCTGGCACATGGCGTGGAGCGACAAGGACGATGCCATCGACTGGCAGGCGTACTTCCACCTGCGTAACCGCCTCGTCGTGGCGGCCCTGCACTGGGACGGCAACATCCGGGGTCTGCTGGCCAGCCACCTGAAGGCGACGTTCAAACACCTTCTGTGCCTTGAGTATTCGACAGTGGCGATCCAGAACCGGGCGATGGACGACTTCCTCGCCGGGCCGGACAACCTGTTCTCGATCCTCGAGTCCGCGCTGCCCGAGGTACGTGCCATGCGTACCGCGTACCCGGACGCGGTCGTGCTGGAGAGCGCGACCGCGCTGCCCGCGCCGTCGGACAAGAAGTGGCGCCGGAAGGTCAAGATTCCGACCAGTCTGCCGTCGATCGCGTACCGTCTGGGGCGCGGTGTCGTGAACCAGCTCAAGCCGCACGATCCGGAACATCATGTGCGGCCGCAGATCAACGTCGCGACGCAGGATGCCCGCTGGTTCTCGCTGTGCATGGTCGACGGTGTGACCGTCACCACCGCCGACGGCCGCGGTGTGGTCTACCGGCAGCGCGATCGCGAGAAGATGTTCGAACTGCTGCGCGAGTCGCTCAAGCGTCAGGCGCTATTGGCGCGCAAGTTCAACCGCTTGCGGAAGGTGTACCGCAACGCACTGCCGGAGCTGACGAGCAAGGAGAAGTGGGAGAGCGTGCTGCTGGCCACCCAGACCGAATCGGCCGGTGCCAGATGA